In one window of Hevea brasiliensis isolate MT/VB/25A 57/8 chromosome 10, ASM3005281v1, whole genome shotgun sequence DNA:
- the LOC110668273 gene encoding transcription factor MYB102-like has translation MGRAPCCDKNGIKKGPWTPEEDHKLMTYIQLHGPSNWRTLPKNAGLQRCGKSCRLRWTNYLRPDIKRGRFSFEEEETIIQLHSIMGNKWSAIAARLPGRTDNEIKNYWNTHIRKRLLRNGIDPVTHAPRLDLLDLSSILGSALCSPPLFNLSSLLGTQAILNPEMLRLATTLSSLKQENQEIFLQHLQDNQLLSSLVQNEVSLSQANQFQNPVQEPTSSPFLCPTQLMQTDVEGLSCQNSLQNLVPSSWNDCLVSKAPNFVSCNTNPTVPDKLAENSGFQPINNSCQNYSIESVLSTPLSSPAPLNSSSTFVNSSSTEDERESYCSSLFKFEIPEILDMNDFL, from the exons ATGGGAAGAGCACCTTGCTGTGACAAAAATGGAATCAAGAAGGGTCCTTGGACCCCTGAGGAAGATCATAAGCTCATGACTTATATTCAACTTCATGGACCTAGCAACTGGCGCACCCTCCCCAAGAATGCTg GACTCCAAAGATGTGGAAAGAGCTGTCGTCTTCGATGGACAAACTATCTGCGACCTGATATCAAGAGAGGAAGGTTCTCTTTCGAAGAAGAAGAGACCATAATTCAACTCCACAGTATTATGGGAAACAA GTGGTCGGCTATAGCTGCTCGCTTGCCAGGAAGAACTGATAATGAAATCAAGAATTACTGGAACACCCACATTAGAAAAAGGCTCCTCAGGAATGGAATTGACCCTGTTACTCATGCTCCGCGTCTCGATCTTCTTGACCTATCCTCCATTCTTGGTTCTGCTTTGTGTAGCCCACCACTTTTCAATCTGTCAAGCTTGTTGGGCACCCAAGCAATCTTAAATCCAGAAATGTTGAGGTTGGCCACTACCCTATCATCGTTAAAACAAGAAAACCAAGAAATATTTCTGCAACACCTGCAGGACAATCAGCTGCTAAGCTCGCTAGTGCAAAACGAAGTCTCACTATCACAAGCTAATCAATTTCAGAATCCAGTTCAAGAACCTACAAGTTCTCCATTTTTATGCCCAACCCAACTCATGCAGACCGATGTAGAAGGGTTATCTTGCCAAAATTCCCTACAAAACTTAGTGCCTTCGAGTTGGAATGATTGTTTGGTTTCGAAGGCGCCAAACTTTGTCTCTTGCAATACAAATCCTACCGTTCCGGATAAGCTTGCAGAGAACTCAGGGTTTCAACCAATAAACAacagctgccaaaattatagtaTTGAATCAGTTCTGTCAACGCCATTATCAAGTCCAGCTCCCTTGAATTCATCATCCACATTCGTCAACAGCAGCAGCACGGAAGATGAGAGGGAAAGCTACTGCAGCAGTTTGTTCAAGTTCGAAATTCCAGAGATTTTGGACATGAATGATTTCTTATAA